A single genomic interval of Bradyrhizobium japonicum USDA 6 harbors:
- a CDS encoding MarR family winged helix-turn-helix transcriptional regulator, protein MTELSLIDDIRAASRLMVRELGFMDATVAASDYPPSAVHTILEIGIRGPMNSGELGDFLRLEKSSVSRMVRKLVDCGELRETPDEADARSKLLSLTAKGRRTLEALHAFGRQQVRGALAALTEAEQRTVREGMMLYARALRQSRMEDEAESAA, encoded by the coding sequence ATGACCGAGCTTTCGCTGATCGACGACATCCGCGCCGCCTCGCGGCTGATGGTGCGGGAGCTGGGCTTCATGGATGCGACGGTGGCGGCCTCGGATTATCCGCCCTCGGCCGTGCACACGATCCTGGAGATCGGGATCCGCGGCCCGATGAATTCGGGCGAGCTCGGCGATTTCCTGCGACTGGAGAAATCCAGTGTCAGCCGCATGGTGCGCAAGCTGGTCGATTGCGGCGAACTGCGGGAGACGCCTGATGAAGCCGATGCGCGCAGCAAGCTCCTGTCACTGACGGCGAAGGGCCGGCGCACACTGGAGGCGCTGCACGCGTTCGGACGCCAGCAGGTGCGCGGCGCGCTGGCCGCGCTGACTGAGGCCGAGCAGCGCACGGTGCGCGAGGGCATGATGCTCTATGCCCGGGCGCTGCGGCAGAGCCGGATGGAGGATGAGGCGGAGTCGGCGGCGTAG
- a CDS encoding IS481 family transposase, whose amino-acid sequence MPWNEVSVMDQRREFVRLALQEGANRRELCRRFGISPEVGYKWLKRWQAGDHDLRDQSRRPKSMPRRSEPAIEAQVLAMRDTHPAWGARKIAHCLKRAGQAVPVPSTVHQILCRNQRIKPSEQAAAGSPGHRFEKDAPNQLWQMDFKGHMPLAGGTRCHPLTMVDDHSRYALCLKACANEQRPDVQKHLTDTFRRYGLPEAFYLDNGSPWGDTSGVRWTALKVWLLRLGVRVVHARPRHPQGRGKNERFHRSLKAEVFALRTFRTLAEVQRALDRWRMLYNLERPHESLGMGVPADRYRPSSRPMPDRVPQVQYDAGETVRTVSSTRSYIAFKGRMWKVPQAFCGEQLAVRPLDRDGRYGIFFASWQVASIDLTRGQPVSDVSEQVSAMSPV is encoded by the coding sequence ATGCCCTGGAACGAGGTGTCGGTAATGGATCAACGACGCGAGTTTGTGCGGCTGGCTTTGCAGGAAGGCGCGAACCGGCGGGAGTTGTGCCGGCGGTTTGGGATCAGTCCTGAGGTCGGCTACAAGTGGCTGAAGCGTTGGCAGGCAGGGGACCATGATCTTCGGGATCAGTCCCGCCGACCGAAGAGTATGCCCAGGCGGAGCGAGCCTGCGATCGAGGCTCAGGTCTTGGCGATGCGCGACACGCATCCGGCCTGGGGGGCGCGCAAGATTGCTCATTGTCTGAAGCGCGCTGGCCAGGCCGTGCCGGTGCCTTCAACGGTCCATCAGATCCTGTGCCGGAACCAGCGGATCAAGCCGAGCGAGCAGGCTGCAGCTGGCTCTCCAGGGCATCGCTTTGAGAAGGACGCGCCCAATCAGCTCTGGCAGATGGACTTCAAGGGCCATATGCCGCTTGCCGGCGGGACGCGGTGCCATCCGCTCACCATGGTCGACGATCACTCGCGCTATGCCCTGTGTCTGAAGGCCTGCGCCAACGAGCAGCGTCCTGACGTGCAGAAGCACCTGACCGACACCTTCCGACGCTATGGGCTGCCGGAGGCCTTCTACCTCGACAACGGTTCTCCGTGGGGCGACACGTCCGGCGTCCGCTGGACCGCGCTGAAGGTATGGCTGCTCAGGCTCGGCGTCAGGGTCGTCCATGCCAGGCCGCGCCATCCTCAGGGCCGGGGCAAGAACGAACGCTTCCATCGCAGCCTGAAGGCGGAAGTGTTCGCCCTGCGCACGTTCCGCACCCTGGCGGAAGTTCAGCGGGCTCTCGATCGCTGGCGCATGCTCTACAATCTGGAGCGGCCTCATGAGAGCTTGGGCATGGGTGTCCCCGCCGATCGCTATCGGCCGAGCTCTCGCCCCATGCCGGACCGTGTCCCGCAGGTCCAATACGACGCCGGAGAGACCGTTCGCACGGTCTCCTCGACCCGGAGCTACATCGCCTTCAAAGGCCGAATGTGGAAAGTCCCTCAAGCCTTCTGCGGCGAGCAGCTCGCCGTCAGGCCGCTCGACCGCGACGGCCGTTATGGAATCTTCTTTGCCAGCTGGCAGGTCGCATCAATCGACTTGACCCGCGGCCAACCTGTCAGTGATGTGTCCGAACAGGTGTCAGCTATGTCCCCGGTCTAA
- a CDS encoding FAS1-like dehydratase domain-containing protein — protein sequence MTEKLDIDHLRQWIGRSTEATDIVTAQLVKGLRATLFQEVGEPKAGDAAPFTVHWCLAQPVFPMSMLGPDGHPTRGGFLPPVPLPRRMWAGGEIEFLQPLRVGDESTRTSRIADVQVKSGSTGTLCFVSVEHSISSPRGVAIRERQDIVYREMTSSAPAGAKAPPPPPKAQHRETHVSDPVLLFRYSALTFNGHRIHYDRDYVTKVEGYPGLIFHGPLQAALIVEMAAKLHDGRAPKTFTYRGVQPLFEGTEFSINANATKAGMELWTANAEGQPTMKGTAVW from the coding sequence ATGACCGAGAAGCTCGACATCGACCATTTGCGGCAATGGATCGGCCGCAGCACCGAGGCCACCGACATCGTCACCGCGCAGCTCGTGAAGGGCCTGCGCGCGACGCTGTTCCAGGAGGTCGGTGAGCCCAAAGCGGGCGATGCCGCGCCGTTCACGGTGCATTGGTGCCTGGCGCAGCCGGTGTTTCCGATGTCGATGCTCGGCCCCGACGGCCACCCCACCCGCGGCGGCTTCCTGCCGCCGGTGCCGCTGCCGCGCCGGATGTGGGCCGGCGGCGAGATCGAGTTCCTGCAGCCGCTGCGCGTCGGCGATGAATCGACGCGGACCTCGCGCATTGCCGACGTCCAGGTGAAATCCGGCTCGACCGGCACGCTGTGCTTCGTCTCGGTCGAGCACAGCATCTCCTCGCCGCGGGGCGTTGCCATCCGCGAGCGGCAGGACATCGTCTATCGCGAGATGACGAGCAGCGCGCCCGCCGGTGCCAAGGCCCCGCCCCCGCCGCCGAAAGCGCAGCACCGCGAGACGCATGTGTCCGATCCCGTGCTGCTGTTTCGTTATTCCGCGCTGACCTTCAACGGCCACCGCATCCATTACGACCGCGACTACGTCACCAAGGTCGAGGGTTATCCGGGCCTGATCTTCCACGGGCCGCTGCAGGCGGCGCTCATCGTCGAGATGGCGGCGAAGCTGCACGACGGCAGGGCGCCGAAGACATTCACCTATCGCGGCGTGCAGCCGCTGTTCGAGGGCACGGAGTTCTCCATCAACGCCAACGCGACCAAGGCGGGCATGGAGCTGTGGACCGCGAATGCGGAGGGACAGCCGACGATGAAGGGCACGGCGGTGTGGTGA
- a CDS encoding SDR family NAD(P)-dependent oxidoreductase, translating into MSGTVPAGMRMRGKVCLVTGGGSGIGRAAALRMASEGAEAIVVAGRREAEIEATAAACRELGAAAIAIQTDITREDDVARLVRTAVERCGRLDVAFNNAGFQERRASLEEQGTEIYDAVFDTNVRALFLCLRHQLPAMLAQGRGSIVVNASVSGVRNPNPGFSLYSASKAAAISLTRSAAMENAPRGIRINAIAPGRVVTDMMLRAGVGDVATVSAGLPLRRMGSPEEVAEAVVWLSSDASSYVVGHVLAADGGFLAS; encoded by the coding sequence ATGAGCGGAACTGTGCCGGCCGGGATGCGGATGAGGGGCAAGGTCTGCCTCGTCACGGGCGGCGGCAGCGGCATCGGCCGCGCCGCGGCGCTGCGGATGGCCTCGGAAGGCGCCGAGGCGATTGTCGTTGCGGGACGGCGGGAGGCCGAAATCGAGGCCACCGCCGCAGCGTGCCGGGAGCTCGGCGCGGCCGCGATCGCGATCCAAACAGACATCACGCGAGAGGACGACGTCGCGCGCCTCGTTCGCACGGCAGTCGAGCGCTGCGGTCGGCTCGATGTTGCCTTCAACAATGCCGGATTCCAGGAGCGCCGCGCGTCGCTGGAAGAGCAGGGCACGGAGATCTACGATGCGGTGTTCGACACCAATGTCCGCGCGCTGTTTCTGTGCCTGCGCCATCAATTGCCGGCGATGCTAGCGCAGGGCCGCGGCAGCATCGTCGTCAACGCCTCCGTCAGCGGCGTGCGCAATCCCAATCCGGGCTTCTCGCTCTACTCGGCCTCGAAGGCCGCCGCGATCTCGCTGACCCGCTCGGCGGCAATGGAGAATGCCCCGCGCGGCATCCGCATCAACGCCATTGCCCCCGGCCGCGTCGTCACCGACATGATGCTGCGCGCGGGCGTGGGCGATGTCGCGACCGTCAGTGCGGGCCTGCCGCTGCGGCGGATGGGGAGTCCGGAAGAAGTGGCGGAGGCCGTGGTATGGCTGTCGTCCGACGCGTCATCCTACGTGGTCGGGCATGTGCTGGCGGCGGACGGGGGATTCCTGGCTTCGTAG
- a CDS encoding CaiB/BaiF CoA transferase family protein: protein MGALDGIRVIAVEQAVAAPFCSSRLADAGAEVIKIERPEGDFARGYDAAAKGQSSYFVWLNRGKQSAVVDLATKEGCAELEKLIASADVLIQNLKPGSMDKLGFSRERLLKDYPKLISCTITGYGDEGPYAHRKAYDLLIQAESGLASITGNPDGASRVGMSIVDVATGATAHAAILEALIARGRTGRGCDIRISMFDVMADWCTVPLLNSEAGNPPKRMGLRHPSIAPYGVFTSKDGKDILISIQSEREWKTLCVKVLDQPDLPADPRVANMVERVRNRDFTDTTVADIFGKMTRDELLKRLSDADIAFAEVNTMADLTNHPHLRRIEVDTPQGRVSYPAPAPIIVGETRSYGAVPAIGERPAKKS from the coding sequence ATGGGAGCATTGGACGGGATCAGGGTGATTGCGGTCGAGCAGGCGGTCGCAGCGCCGTTCTGCTCGTCACGGCTGGCGGACGCCGGGGCGGAAGTGATCAAGATCGAACGGCCCGAGGGCGATTTCGCCCGCGGCTATGACGCAGCGGCCAAGGGCCAGAGCAGCTATTTCGTCTGGCTCAACCGCGGCAAACAATCGGCCGTGGTCGATCTCGCAACGAAAGAAGGCTGCGCCGAGCTCGAGAAGCTGATCGCGAGCGCGGACGTGCTGATCCAAAACCTCAAGCCGGGCTCGATGGACAAGCTCGGCTTTTCGCGCGAACGGCTGCTGAAGGACTATCCGAAGCTGATCTCGTGCACGATCACCGGCTATGGCGACGAAGGCCCCTACGCCCACCGCAAGGCCTATGATCTGCTGATCCAGGCCGAGAGCGGGCTCGCCTCCATCACCGGCAACCCGGATGGCGCCTCGCGGGTCGGCATGTCGATCGTCGACGTCGCGACCGGCGCCACTGCGCATGCGGCGATCCTGGAAGCGCTGATCGCGCGCGGGCGCACCGGCAGGGGCTGTGACATCCGCATCTCCATGTTCGACGTGATGGCGGACTGGTGCACCGTGCCGCTGCTCAACTCCGAAGCCGGCAATCCGCCCAAGCGCATGGGCCTGCGCCATCCCTCGATCGCGCCCTATGGCGTGTTCACCTCGAAGGACGGCAAGGACATCCTGATCTCGATCCAGAGCGAGCGCGAGTGGAAGACGCTCTGCGTCAAGGTGCTCGACCAGCCCGATTTGCCGGCCGATCCGCGCGTCGCCAACATGGTCGAGCGCGTGCGCAACCGCGATTTCACCGACACGACGGTCGCAGACATTTTCGGCAAGATGACACGCGACGAGCTGCTGAAGCGGCTGTCGGACGCCGACATCGCGTTTGCCGAGGTCAACACCATGGCCGACCTTACCAATCATCCGCATCTGCGCCGCATCGAGGTCGACACGCCGCAGGGACGCGTCAGCTATCCCGCGCCGGCGCCGATCATCGTCGGCGAGACCCGCAGCTATGGCGCCGTGCCCGCGATCGGCGAGCGGCCGGCCAAGAAGTCATAA
- the trhA gene encoding PAQR family membrane homeostasis protein TrhA, translated as MTVFQLKQLASNSVHAAADAIGWNYDRAELIADGIIHAIGVVCGIVAATVLVVLAAVYANATNIVGVSIYVAGLLSMLVLSATYNLWPVSPAKWLLRRFDHCAIYLLIAATYTPFILEVRDSVFALVLLAGVWCVAILGIVLKLLYPGRFDRVAVGIYLAMGWSGVMVYDAVVRALPALVLGFILAGGLLYSFGVIFHAWRRLRFQNAIWHGFVLAGAACHYTAVLDLVLS; from the coding sequence ATGACCGTCTTCCAGCTGAAACAGCTCGCCTCCAACTCCGTCCACGCCGCAGCCGATGCGATCGGCTGGAACTACGACCGTGCCGAATTGATCGCGGACGGCATCATCCACGCGATCGGCGTGGTCTGCGGCATCGTTGCCGCCACGGTCCTGGTGGTGCTGGCGGCGGTTTATGCCAACGCCACCAACATCGTCGGGGTCTCGATCTATGTCGCCGGCCTGCTCTCGATGCTGGTGCTGTCGGCGACCTATAATCTCTGGCCGGTCTCGCCGGCCAAATGGCTGCTGCGGCGGTTCGACCATTGCGCGATCTATCTGCTGATCGCGGCGACCTACACGCCGTTCATCCTCGAGGTGAGGGACAGCGTGTTCGCGCTGGTGCTGCTCGCCGGCGTCTGGTGCGTCGCGATCCTCGGTATCGTGCTGAAACTTCTCTATCCCGGCCGGTTCGACCGCGTCGCGGTCGGCATCTATCTCGCGATGGGGTGGAGCGGCGTGATGGTCTACGACGCCGTGGTCAGGGCGCTACCTGCGCTGGTGCTGGGCTTCATCCTTGCGGGCGGCCTGCTCTACAGTTTTGGCGTGATCTTCCATGCCTGGCGGCGGCTGCGCTTCCAGAATGCGATCTGGCACGGCTTTGTCTTGGCCGGCGCGGCGTGCCATTATACCGCGGTGCTCGACCTCGTGTTGAGCTGA
- the mdlC gene encoding benzoylformate decarboxylase: MAKNGKSGSKSATVKQATLDLLRSLGIDRVFGNPGSTELPFLSDWPDDIDYVLALQEASAVGMADGYAQATRNAGFVNLHSAAGVGNALGNIYTSHRNQTPLVITAGQQARSILPLQAFLYAERASEFPRPYVKYSVEPARPEDVPAAIARAYYTAMQPPCGPTFVSIPIDDWAHATTPVEARKVSREIGPEPDAMKALVAALGSAKHPALVVGPGVDRAGAVDLMVRVAEKAKASVWVSPFSARCSFPERHPQFAGFLHASPAQLSDALREHDLVVVVGAPVFTFHVEGHAAIFDGGATIFQITDDPDAAAVTPVGTSIIATMKPALSLLLDLLPESKRATPMGRTLPPAPQAADPLPVEFLLHSLSQAMPDDASLVEEVPSHRPAMQKFMPMRGQDSFYTMASGGLGYSLPAAVGMALGKPKSRTVCLIGDGSAMYSIQALWTAAQRKLPLTIVVINNSGYGAMRSFSQVMQVRNVPGLELPGIDFVRLAEGMGCHAVRVSKAAELGEALKRGMAFEGTSLVEVVVDSAVPVLYGQKH; encoded by the coding sequence ATGGCCAAGAACGGCAAGAGCGGCAGCAAGTCCGCCACCGTGAAGCAGGCGACGCTCGATCTGCTGCGCTCGCTGGGCATCGACAGGGTGTTCGGCAACCCCGGCTCGACCGAGCTGCCGTTCCTCAGCGACTGGCCCGACGACATCGACTACGTGCTGGCGTTGCAGGAAGCCTCCGCCGTCGGCATGGCCGATGGTTACGCGCAGGCGACGCGCAATGCCGGCTTTGTCAATCTGCATTCGGCGGCCGGCGTCGGCAACGCGCTCGGCAACATCTACACCTCGCACCGCAACCAGACGCCGCTCGTGATCACCGCGGGCCAACAGGCGCGCTCGATCCTGCCCTTGCAGGCGTTCCTCTATGCCGAGCGCGCCTCGGAATTCCCGCGGCCTTACGTCAAGTACAGCGTCGAGCCGGCGCGGCCCGAGGACGTGCCGGCCGCGATCGCGCGGGCCTATTACACCGCGATGCAGCCGCCCTGCGGGCCGACCTTCGTGTCGATCCCGATCGACGACTGGGCGCATGCGACCACACCGGTCGAGGCGCGCAAGGTCAGCCGCGAGATCGGGCCCGAACCTGACGCGATGAAGGCGCTGGTCGCGGCGCTCGGCTCTGCAAAACACCCTGCCCTCGTGGTCGGCCCCGGCGTCGACCGCGCCGGCGCGGTCGATCTGATGGTGCGCGTGGCCGAGAAGGCCAAGGCCAGCGTCTGGGTCAGCCCGTTCTCCGCGCGCTGCTCCTTCCCCGAGCGGCATCCGCAGTTCGCAGGCTTCCTGCACGCCTCGCCGGCGCAGCTGTCCGACGCGCTGCGCGAACACGATCTCGTCGTCGTCGTCGGCGCGCCGGTGTTCACCTTCCATGTCGAGGGCCATGCCGCGATCTTCGATGGCGGCGCGACGATTTTCCAGATCACCGACGATCCGGACGCGGCAGCGGTGACACCCGTCGGCACCAGCATCATTGCGACCATGAAGCCGGCGCTGAGCCTGCTGCTCGACCTCCTGCCCGAGAGCAAACGCGCCACGCCAATGGGCCGCACGCTGCCGCCGGCGCCGCAGGCCGCCGATCCGCTGCCGGTCGAATTTTTGCTGCATTCGCTGTCGCAGGCGATGCCGGACGACGCGTCACTCGTCGAGGAAGTGCCCTCGCACCGGCCGGCGATGCAGAAGTTCATGCCGATGCGCGGCCAGGACAGTTTCTACACCATGGCGAGCGGCGGCCTCGGCTATTCCCTGCCCGCGGCGGTCGGCATGGCGCTCGGCAAGCCGAAGAGCCGCACCGTGTGCCTGATCGGCGACGGCTCGGCGATGTATTCGATCCAGGCGCTGTGGACCGCCGCGCAACGAAAGCTGCCGCTGACCATCGTCGTCATCAACAATTCCGGCTACGGCGCGATGCGCTCGTTCAGCCAGGTGATGCAGGTGAGGAACGTGCCGGGGCTGGAATTGCCGGGGATCGATTTCGTCAGGCTCGCCGAAGGCATGGGGTGCCATGCGGTGCGGGTGAGCAAGGCTGCGGAGCTGGGCGAGGCGCTCAAGCGCGGAATGGCGTTCGAGGGGACGAGCCTCGTCGAGGTCGTGGTGGATTCAGCGGTGCCGGTGCTTTACGGGCAGAAGCATTGA
- a CDS encoding YcjX family protein → MAFSFQDMVEEARLSARALIDFGEHFFNPTVRLGVTGLSRAGKTVFITALIHGLTRGGRFPVFEAYASGRIARAHLAPQPDDAVPRFAYENHLRALIEERRWPNSTVDISELRLVIDYQRQNGADRTLTLDIVDYPGEWLLDLPLLQKSYEQWSAESLALSREAPRAHLAADWHAHLATLKPEAREDEQATLTAAKLFTGHLRACRDERFAMSLLPPGRFLMPGNLADTPALTFAPLDVPVGGQAPDGSLWAMMVRRFEAYKNVVVRPFFHDHFARLDRQIVLADALAAFNSGPEALHDLEAALAGILDCFRIGRSTFLSSLFRPRIDRILFAATKADHLHHSSHDRLEAVLRRAVTRAVVRAEDTGAEIDVVALAAVRATREAQVAHGRDKLPSILGTPAAGESAGGEFFDGNTEVATFPGDLPPDPEPLFNGTDAFRGLSTEAAEKSDFRFLRFRPPKLEREGNDEPALPHIRLDRALQFLIGDKLS, encoded by the coding sequence ATGGCATTCAGTTTCCAGGATATGGTCGAAGAAGCGCGGCTGTCGGCCAGGGCGCTGATCGATTTTGGCGAGCACTTCTTCAACCCGACGGTGCGGCTCGGGGTCACCGGCCTGTCACGGGCCGGTAAGACCGTATTCATCACCGCGCTGATCCACGGCCTCACCCGCGGCGGCCGCTTTCCGGTATTCGAGGCCTATGCCTCGGGCCGGATCGCGCGGGCGCATCTGGCGCCGCAGCCGGACGACGCCGTGCCGCGCTTCGCTTATGAGAACCATTTGCGCGCGCTGATCGAGGAGCGGCGCTGGCCGAACTCGACCGTCGACATCAGCGAACTCAGGCTCGTCATCGACTATCAGCGCCAGAACGGCGCCGACCGCACATTGACGCTCGACATCGTCGACTATCCCGGCGAGTGGTTGCTCGACCTGCCGCTGCTCCAGAAGAGCTATGAGCAATGGTCGGCCGAAAGCCTCGCACTGTCGCGCGAGGCGCCGCGTGCGCATCTTGCGGCGGATTGGCACGCGCATCTTGCAACGCTCAAGCCCGAGGCGCGCGAGGACGAGCAGGCGACGCTGACGGCGGCAAAGCTCTTCACCGGCCATTTGCGCGCCTGCCGCGACGAGCGCTTCGCGATGAGCCTGCTGCCGCCGGGCCGCTTCCTGATGCCCGGCAATCTCGCCGACACGCCGGCGCTGACTTTTGCGCCGCTCGACGTGCCCGTTGGCGGCCAGGCGCCGGACGGCTCGCTGTGGGCGATGATGGTTCGCCGCTTCGAGGCCTACAAGAACGTCGTGGTGCGGCCGTTCTTCCATGATCATTTTGCCCGGCTCGATCGCCAGATCGTGCTGGCCGACGCGCTCGCCGCGTTCAACTCCGGCCCCGAAGCGCTGCACGATCTCGAAGCCGCGCTTGCCGGAATTCTCGACTGCTTCCGCATCGGCCGCAGCACGTTCCTCTCCAGCCTGTTCCGGCCGCGTATCGACCGCATCCTGTTCGCGGCGACCAAGGCGGACCATCTGCATCATTCCAGTCACGACCGGCTCGAGGCGGTGCTGCGCCGCGCGGTCACCCGTGCGGTGGTGCGCGCGGAAGATACCGGCGCAGAGATCGACGTGGTGGCGCTCGCCGCCGTTCGCGCCACGCGCGAGGCCCAGGTCGCGCATGGCCGCGACAAATTGCCGTCGATCCTGGGAACGCCGGCGGCCGGCGAAAGCGCAGGCGGCGAGTTCTTTGATGGCAACACGGAGGTTGCGACCTTTCCGGGTGATCTGCCGCCGGATCCCGAGCCGCTGTTCAACGGCACCGACGCATTCCGCGGCCTCTCGACCGAGGCCGCCGAGAAGAGCGATTTTCGCTTCCTGCGCTTCCGCCCGCCAAAGCTCGAACGCGAAGGCAATGACGAGCCGGCGCTGCCACACATCCGCCTCGACCGTGCCCTGCAGTTCCTGATCGGAGACAAGCTGTCATGA
- a CDS encoding SDR family oxidoreductase, giving the protein MQVTGKVVVVTGGANGIGKALCEAFHKAGAAKVVVADMDAANARAVAATVDGAAFRCDVAQEKEIAHVIEETERQFGPIELFCSNAGIGGGFDPMSVNAGGASDEPWQRSWAIHVMAHVYAARHLIPRMKARGGGYFLNTISAAGLLSQVGSPAYSTTKHAAVGFAENLAISHKADNIKVSILCPQGVDTNMLRSIPKGPQSGDGDLTPEQVAKDVLAGLEQETFLILPHPQVLGYMRKKTENYDRWIGGMAKIQAKMREEFGK; this is encoded by the coding sequence ATGCAGGTGACCGGCAAGGTCGTGGTCGTCACGGGCGGCGCAAACGGCATCGGCAAGGCGCTGTGCGAGGCCTTCCACAAGGCGGGTGCCGCCAAGGTCGTCGTTGCGGACATGGACGCCGCCAATGCAAGAGCCGTCGCCGCCACGGTCGATGGCGCGGCCTTCAGATGCGACGTCGCGCAGGAAAAAGAGATCGCCCACGTCATCGAGGAGACCGAGCGGCAGTTCGGCCCGATCGAATTGTTCTGCTCAAATGCCGGCATCGGCGGCGGCTTCGATCCGATGTCGGTCAATGCCGGCGGCGCCTCCGACGAGCCGTGGCAGCGGAGCTGGGCGATCCATGTCATGGCCCATGTCTATGCGGCGCGGCATCTCATTCCCCGCATGAAGGCGCGCGGCGGCGGATATTTCCTCAACACGATCTCGGCCGCGGGCCTGCTGTCGCAGGTCGGCAGCCCGGCCTATTCCACCACCAAGCACGCCGCGGTCGGCTTTGCCGAGAATCTCGCGATCTCGCACAAGGCGGACAATATCAAGGTCTCGATCCTCTGCCCGCAGGGCGTCGACACCAACATGCTGCGCTCGATCCCGAAGGGCCCACAATCCGGCGACGGCGATCTGACGCCTGAGCAGGTCGCGAAAGACGTGCTCGCCGGCCTCGAGCAGGAAACGTTCCTGATCCTGCCCCACCCCCAGGTGCTCGGCTACATGCGCAAGAAGACCGAGAACTACGACCGCTGGATCGGCGGCATGGCGAAGATCCAGGCCAAGATGCGGGAGGAGTTCGGGAAGTAG
- a CDS encoding YcjF family protein — protein MNDRSKPRRPATFRLDDPGVVVTEADEAARLGRTTIQITPEHDPQALPVPIEAALPARRGFPWGTLFWSGLGGLTLLGTGLGVVRLIEDLFARSETLGFVGLAFAFVTALALAVVIGREAFGLARLATIEKLHARAAAVLASDDREESRVIVQDLLKIAHQNPQLARARATLESHTGEIIDGADMIRLAERELMSPLDTEARRLVSSAAQKVSIVTAVSPRAAIDVLFVFVAALRLIRQLAFLYGGRPGALGMIRLLRHVIAHLAITGGMAASDSLVQQMLGHGIAAKLSQRLGEGVLNGLLTARLGLAAIDVTRPLPFAALPPPKLSDLATDLLRKKDEE, from the coding sequence ATGAACGACCGATCCAAGCCGCGGCGGCCGGCGACGTTCCGGCTCGACGATCCCGGCGTCGTCGTCACCGAAGCCGACGAAGCAGCGCGGCTCGGCCGCACCACGATCCAGATCACGCCCGAGCACGATCCGCAGGCATTGCCAGTGCCGATCGAGGCCGCGCTCCCGGCGCGGCGTGGCTTTCCCTGGGGCACGCTGTTCTGGTCCGGGCTCGGCGGGCTGACGCTGCTCGGCACCGGGCTCGGCGTGGTCCGTCTGATCGAGGATCTGTTTGCGCGCAGCGAAACGCTCGGCTTCGTCGGCCTCGCATTCGCCTTCGTCACGGCACTGGCGCTCGCGGTGGTGATCGGGCGCGAGGCCTTTGGTCTGGCGCGCCTTGCAACCATCGAGAAGCTGCATGCGCGCGCCGCCGCAGTCCTTGCCAGTGACGACCGCGAGGAGAGCCGCGTCATCGTGCAGGATCTGCTGAAGATCGCGCACCAGAACCCGCAGCTCGCCCGCGCGCGCGCCACGCTGGAAAGCCACACCGGCGAGATCATCGACGGCGCCGACATGATCCGGCTTGCCGAACGCGAATTGATGTCGCCGCTGGACACGGAAGCGCGGCGGCTGGTGTCGTCGGCCGCGCAAAAGGTCTCGATCGTGACCGCAGTTTCGCCGCGCGCGGCGATCGACGTATTGTTCGTGTTCGTGGCCGCGTTGCGGCTGATCCGTCAGCTCGCTTTTCTCTATGGCGGCCGCCCCGGCGCGCTCGGCATGATCCGCCTGCTCCGCCACGTGATCGCGCATCTCGCCATCACCGGCGGCATGGCCGCGAGCGACAGCCTGGTGCAGCAGATGCTCGGCCATGGCATCGCGGCAAAGCTGTCGCAGCGACTCGGCGAAGGTGTGCTGAACGGATTGCTGACCGCGCGGCTGGGTCTGGCCGCGATCGACGTGACGCGCCCGCTGCCGTTCGCGGCGCTGCCGCCGCCAAAACTGTCGGACCTCGCGACGGATCTTTTGCGGAAGAAGGACGAGGAGTAG